One window of the Nocardia huaxiensis genome contains the following:
- a CDS encoding PEP-utilizing enzyme, protein MRILVTGVTEPSGRSVARMLLAAGHEVTGLDRQRHRYVDPRVAVTVADLSDARACAQAVAGVDAVVHLGGPAVAALAKAAREAGVRLVVPVAAGQDSAVEQALTASGADALIVRTALVAGRRVDGTSWRALEALTASRGGEGIQVLHFDDLERFLVLAAVSQRGGVVELAAPGEVSADEVKRILRDTGVKYAAWLPKSSSARARVDAAAARDEWGFRYGWTAQEVVADTARGLHGRKATGSGFADRRGAIPLPTHVVPQNAPTSDGYTLKAAAPEGLQGEFDDLMDDRIPVFTATNTSEALPGPLTPLTIDLQAGAIRLGNEAMGNMIAIEGIALEHWVSRVTGVLGHHMYINASIGVFSAENMPGWDEESVRRDVYGAIGDVELHPKGRPAMPTGMAKRAGTFKAMGRVAATAMKYSKTAELINAASHAEALDRDRISELTDEQLHARALLWRDRLNQAWQAASIGVMMTGAATAAHKGEVKIDLERLESAKTMLAVERLAALCRKDAGLQAIAKTGDVAAAREKSPAFAKALTEELARIGHRGPGECELINATFGDRPELLVTAAGRAAEMPAPHRDPVPEPASRTAKMAVGATVYRERARDAVVRVTNCLRLATQERAARLVKAGKLTEIEDSVFLTLDEILWAPADLKERVARRRAERTRFQAVRMPDVVNGAWEPEEISGALEVGGTLTGLGVSPGVVEGVVKRVLTLDDDIEPGDILVASVTDTGHTAMFAYAGAVVTDIGGAASHAAIVAREFGVPCVVDTKIASTSLSDGQRVRVDGAAGTITLLADADAD, encoded by the coding sequence ATGCGGATTCTGGTCACCGGAGTCACCGAGCCGAGCGGACGGTCGGTGGCGCGCATGCTGCTGGCCGCCGGTCACGAGGTCACCGGCCTGGACCGGCAGCGGCACCGCTACGTCGACCCGCGGGTCGCGGTGACCGTCGCGGACCTGTCCGACGCGCGGGCGTGCGCGCAGGCCGTGGCGGGTGTGGACGCCGTGGTGCATCTGGGCGGGCCCGCGGTGGCGGCGCTCGCGAAGGCGGCACGGGAGGCCGGCGTACGGCTGGTGGTTCCCGTTGCGGCGGGCCAGGATTCGGCGGTCGAGCAGGCCTTGACTGCCAGTGGCGCGGACGCGCTGATCGTGCGCACCGCACTGGTGGCCGGACGCCGCGTCGACGGAACCAGCTGGCGCGCACTGGAAGCCCTGACCGCCTCGCGTGGCGGCGAGGGCATCCAGGTGCTGCACTTCGACGATCTGGAACGGTTCCTGGTGCTGGCGGCGGTCTCGCAGCGCGGCGGCGTGGTGGAATTGGCCGCGCCGGGTGAGGTGTCCGCCGACGAGGTGAAGCGCATTCTGCGCGACACCGGCGTGAAATACGCTGCGTGGCTGCCGAAGTCGTCGAGCGCCCGCGCCCGGGTGGATGCCGCCGCGGCCCGCGACGAGTGGGGTTTCCGCTACGGCTGGACCGCCCAGGAGGTGGTCGCCGACACCGCGCGCGGCCTGCACGGGCGCAAGGCCACCGGCTCCGGGTTCGCCGACCGCCGCGGCGCGATCCCGCTGCCCACGCACGTGGTGCCGCAGAACGCGCCCACCTCCGACGGCTACACGCTGAAAGCCGCCGCGCCGGAGGGCCTGCAGGGCGAGTTCGACGATCTCATGGACGACCGCATCCCGGTGTTCACCGCCACCAACACCTCCGAGGCGCTGCCCGGCCCGCTCACCCCGCTCACCATCGACCTGCAGGCGGGTGCCATCCGGCTGGGCAACGAGGCCATGGGGAACATGATCGCCATCGAGGGAATCGCGTTGGAGCACTGGGTTTCCCGGGTCACCGGCGTGCTCGGCCATCACATGTACATCAACGCGTCCATCGGGGTGTTCTCCGCGGAGAACATGCCCGGCTGGGACGAGGAGAGCGTGCGCCGCGACGTGTACGGCGCGATCGGCGATGTGGAGTTGCACCCCAAGGGCCGTCCGGCCATGCCGACCGGAATGGCCAAGCGGGCGGGCACTTTCAAGGCCATGGGCCGGGTCGCCGCCACCGCCATGAAGTACTCGAAGACCGCCGAGCTGATCAATGCCGCCTCGCACGCGGAAGCCCTTGACCGCGACCGCATCTCGGAGCTCACCGACGAGCAGCTGCACGCCCGCGCCCTGCTGTGGCGCGACCGGCTCAACCAAGCCTGGCAGGCCGCCTCCATCGGCGTCATGATGACCGGCGCCGCCACCGCCGCCCACAAGGGCGAGGTGAAGATCGACCTGGAACGGCTGGAGTCGGCCAAGACCATGCTGGCCGTGGAACGCCTTGCGGCCCTGTGCCGTAAGGACGCCGGACTGCAGGCCATCGCCAAGACCGGCGATGTGGCCGCGGCCCGGGAGAAGTCGCCGGCGTTCGCCAAGGCCCTCACCGAGGAGCTGGCCCGCATCGGGCACCGCGGCCCGGGTGAGTGCGAGCTCATCAACGCCACCTTCGGCGACCGTCCCGAACTGCTGGTCACCGCCGCCGGTCGGGCCGCGGAAATGCCCGCGCCGCACCGGGATCCGGTGCCGGAGCCGGCCAGCCGCACCGCCAAGATGGCGGTCGGCGCCACCGTCTACCGCGAGCGCGCCCGCGATGCCGTGGTGCGCGTGACGAACTGCCTGCGCCTGGCCACCCAGGAGCGGGCGGCGCGTCTGGTCAAGGCGGGCAAGCTCACCGAGATCGAAGACTCGGTCTTCCTGACCCTCGACGAAATCCTCTGGGCTCCTGCCGATCTGAAGGAGCGCGTGGCCCGCCGCCGCGCCGAGCGCACCAGGTTCCAGGCCGTGCGCATGCCCGATGTGGTGAACGGCGCGTGGGAGCCGGAGGAGATCTCCGGTGCGCTGGAGGTGGGCGGCACCCTCACCGGTCTGGGCGTGAGCCCCGGCGTGGTGGAGGGCGTCGTGAAACGCGTCCTGACCCTCGACGACGACATCGAACCCGGCGACATCCTGGTCGCCTCGGTGACCGACACCGGCCACACCGCCATGTTCGCCTACGCGGGCGCGGTGGTCACCGATATCGGCGGCGCGGCCTCGCATGCCGCCATCGTCGCCCGCGAATTCGGCGTGCCGTGCGTGGTCGACACCAAGATCGCGAGCACCTCGCTGTCGGATGGACAGCGGGTGCGGGTGGACGGCGCGGCGGGAACCATCACCCTGCTGGCCGACGCCGACGCCGACTGA
- a CDS encoding tyrosine-protein phosphatase — protein MTISRAARGTVAGIAAALIAFMPAAVTPAAFANPAVPVLQSPQKGDSLNLATAPNARDIGGYPTQGGGGKLRHGVVFRTDALNKLTAAEQQQLVTAGVTKVIDFRSPTEAGQNPDKLPGSIPAQALPVYDPANDFYLFFAKAVQGGPEVQQQLLGDGKAAQFMQDYNRWMVTDATSRAQFATAFKEIANSSGPILYHCTAGKDRTGWMTAILMSALNVPKGQIYNDYLASNDNLAAGNQAILDGLVASGRVTDPSLFEPVLGVDRSYLDAAFDQAEQSYGSMDGFITNGLGIDAATLDKLKAKLLDK, from the coding sequence GTGACGATCTCGCGCGCCGCACGCGGCACCGTGGCCGGTATAGCCGCCGCGCTCATCGCCTTCATGCCCGCGGCGGTCACCCCCGCCGCGTTCGCGAATCCGGCTGTCCCCGTCTTGCAGTCGCCCCAGAAGGGCGATTCGCTCAACCTGGCCACGGCCCCCAATGCCCGTGATATCGGCGGCTACCCGACCCAGGGTGGCGGCGGCAAGCTCAGGCACGGCGTGGTCTTCCGCACCGACGCGCTGAACAAATTGACCGCCGCCGAACAGCAGCAGTTGGTAACGGCGGGCGTCACCAAGGTGATCGACTTCCGCAGCCCGACCGAGGCCGGGCAGAATCCGGACAAGCTCCCGGGTTCGATTCCCGCGCAGGCCCTTCCGGTCTACGATCCCGCGAACGATTTCTACCTGTTCTTCGCCAAGGCCGTCCAGGGCGGCCCGGAGGTGCAGCAGCAACTTCTGGGCGACGGCAAGGCCGCGCAGTTCATGCAGGACTACAACCGCTGGATGGTCACCGACGCGACTTCTCGCGCGCAGTTCGCCACCGCGTTCAAAGAGATCGCCAACTCCTCCGGCCCGATCCTCTACCACTGCACCGCAGGCAAGGACCGCACCGGCTGGATGACCGCCATCCTCATGAGCGCCCTGAATGTGCCCAAGGGCCAGATCTACAACGACTATCTGGCCTCCAACGACAATCTCGCCGCCGGCAACCAGGCGATCCTGGACGGTCTCGTCGCCAGCGGCCGGGTCACCGATCCGTCGCTGTTCGAGCCGGTGCTCGGTGTCGACCGCAGCTACCTGGACGCCGCCTTCGACCAGGCCGAGCAGTCCTACGGCTCGATGGACGGTTTCATCACCAACGGCCTGGGCATCGACGCCGCCACGCTCGACAAACTGAAGGCCAAGCTGCTCGACAAGTAG
- a CDS encoding glycoside hydrolase family 172 protein, with product MVQEIWHLDGRRTRSVSAENPTGEPGAGGRAIAGTGAFAAAGLGRGWKVSPSVDLAPGETVTLADLSGPGVIRHIWLTTDRTLLRDFTLQIYWDGALEPAVAVPLGDFFCNAWPELALVNSQTVVVAPAGGLNSYWPMPFHTHALVTLHNGARHTAPVYYQITYLEEDVPAAAGTLHARWRCSDPLGSPAVHPIVEITGGPGRYVGTYLAIEPRVPGWWGEGEVKFYLDQDAEFPTICGTGTEDYFGGAWNFDLDGSYRPYSTPYLGLTQVEPPDRIYEPQQRFGMYRWHIPDPICFDDSLQATVQALGWRDDGHYLPLEHAHIATTALWYQAR from the coding sequence ATGGTGCAGGAGATCTGGCATCTCGACGGGCGGCGCACCCGCTCCGTGAGCGCGGAGAACCCGACCGGCGAGCCCGGTGCGGGCGGGCGGGCCATAGCCGGGACGGGCGCTTTCGCCGCCGCCGGACTGGGCCGCGGCTGGAAGGTTTCGCCCTCGGTGGATCTGGCCCCGGGGGAAACCGTCACCCTCGCAGACCTTTCCGGGCCGGGCGTCATCCGCCACATCTGGCTCACCACCGATCGCACGCTGCTGCGCGATTTCACGCTCCAGATCTATTGGGACGGCGCGCTGGAGCCGGCGGTGGCGGTGCCGCTGGGCGATTTCTTCTGCAATGCCTGGCCGGAACTGGCGCTGGTGAACTCGCAGACGGTGGTGGTCGCGCCGGCGGGCGGGCTGAACAGCTACTGGCCCATGCCCTTCCACACGCACGCGCTCGTCACGCTGCACAATGGGGCGCGGCATACGGCGCCGGTGTACTACCAGATCACCTATCTCGAAGAGGACGTCCCGGCTGCGGCGGGCACGCTGCACGCGCGCTGGCGGTGCAGTGATCCGCTCGGGTCACCGGCCGTGCATCCGATCGTCGAAATCACCGGCGGGCCCGGCCGTTACGTGGGCACCTATCTCGCCATCGAACCGCGGGTGCCGGGCTGGTGGGGTGAGGGCGAGGTGAAGTTCTATCTCGATCAGGACGCCGAGTTCCCGACCATCTGCGGCACCGGCACCGAGGACTATTTCGGCGGCGCCTGGAACTTCGACCTGGACGGGTCGTATCGGCCGTATTCGACGCCGTATCTGGGGCTGACGCAGGTGGAGCCGCCGGATCGGATCTATGAGCCGCAGCAGCGATTCGGCATGTACCGCTGGCACATTCCCGATCCGATCTGCTTCGACGATTCGCTGCAGGCGACCGTGCAGGCGCTGGGCTGGCGCGACGACGGCCATTATCTGCCGCTCGAGCACGCGCACATCGCCACCACCGCGCTCTGGTATCAGGCCCGCTGA
- a CDS encoding zinc-dependent alcohol dehydrogenase family protein: MGKTHQASGVGVHGISMRALLVEKPGQFSIESVPDPTPGIGEAVIRVDAVGICGTDIHIVEGEFPPTPYPIVPGHEFAGEVVALGADAAGVRVGDRVAVDPSLFCGRCHYCAIGRGNLCENWGAIGDTVDGAMAEFVKVPAANCYRLPGHVPSAHGALVEPLSCAVHGFDVLPRQLGTHYLVYGAGTMGLLMLQLAIAAGAASVSVVDTNADRLAVARTLGADAATISADDLDRPQGWEVVIECSGTIAAMEDGLSRVRRGGTYQQFGVAPAAARAEISPFRIYNDEITIVGSMAVLHSFGRAVDLMGEGVIDAETMITHDFSLHEFADAVRTFRAGTGRKIQLHP, translated from the coding sequence TTGGGTAAAACGCACCAGGCGAGCGGCGTTGGGGTGCATGGTATTTCTATGCGCGCGTTGCTCGTCGAGAAGCCTGGACAGTTCTCGATCGAATCCGTTCCCGATCCGACGCCGGGCATCGGGGAGGCAGTGATCAGGGTCGACGCGGTCGGGATATGCGGTACGGATATCCATATCGTGGAAGGCGAATTCCCGCCCACGCCCTATCCGATCGTTCCCGGGCACGAATTCGCCGGGGAAGTCGTGGCACTCGGTGCGGATGCCGCGGGTGTGCGCGTCGGTGATCGCGTCGCCGTCGATCCCTCGTTGTTCTGCGGCAGATGTCATTACTGTGCTATCGGTCGCGGAAATCTTTGCGAGAACTGGGGAGCCATCGGCGATACCGTGGACGGCGCCATGGCGGAATTCGTGAAAGTTCCGGCCGCCAACTGCTATCGACTCCCCGGGCACGTGCCCTCCGCGCACGGCGCGCTGGTCGAGCCACTGTCCTGCGCGGTGCACGGATTCGACGTGCTGCCAAGGCAACTCGGCACCCACTACCTGGTCTACGGCGCGGGCACCATGGGTCTGCTCATGCTGCAACTGGCCATCGCGGCGGGCGCGGCCTCGGTCTCGGTGGTCGACACCAATGCCGATCGGCTGGCCGTGGCGCGCACGCTCGGCGCGGATGCGGCCACCATTTCCGCCGACGATCTCGATCGGCCGCAAGGCTGGGAAGTCGTGATCGAATGCAGCGGAACGATTGCCGCCATGGAAGACGGCCTGTCCCGGGTGCGCCGCGGCGGCACCTATCAGCAATTCGGTGTCGCCCCCGCGGCGGCGCGGGCGGAGATTTCCCCCTTTCGCATCTACAACGACGAGATCACCATCGTCGGCTCGATGGCCGTGCTGCACAGTTTCGGCCGCGCCGTCGATCTCATGGGCGAAGGCGTCATCGACGCGGAAACCATGATCACGCACGATTTCTCGCTGCACGAATTCGCCGATGCCGTGCGGACCTTCCGCGCGGGCACCGGACGCAAAATCCAACTGCATCCCTGA
- the xylB gene encoding xylulokinase has product MTVVAGVDSSTQSCKIVVCDADTGTVLRQRQIPHIDGTEVPPSVWWEALRQATDRMMRDVEAIAVAGQQHGLVVLDAAGHPVRDALLWNDTRSAEAAAQLVAELGGPQAWADAVGSVPLAAHTVAKLRWFADHEPELADRTARVLLPHDYLTWLLRGGDPETAPTTDRGDASGTGYWSPADGNYRTDLLSLAFRGRSPELPKVLGPAEVAGHTPGGRLVAAGTGDNAAAALGLAIEDSDVVVSLGTSGTVFTRAAVPSADPSGAVNGFADATGAFLPLVCTLNAARVLDSTATLLGTDMSGLEVLAAQSPAGADGLTLLPYLAGERTPNLPHATGSLHGLRPHTMRPHHLARAAIEGMLCNIAEAFDRLPTTPRRILLIGGAARSRMIAHAAATIFGMTVTVPSPGEYVALGAARQAAWALRGGPRPPRWPAPHATEFHSVATGIGAAIRQRYAEIRDLYYA; this is encoded by the coding sequence ATGACGGTCGTTGCCGGAGTGGACTCCTCCACACAGTCCTGCAAGATCGTGGTGTGCGATGCCGACACCGGAACGGTGCTGCGGCAAAGGCAGATACCGCACATCGACGGGACCGAGGTGCCGCCGTCGGTGTGGTGGGAGGCGCTGCGCCAGGCCACCGATCGCATGATGCGGGATGTGGAGGCCATCGCGGTGGCCGGACAGCAACACGGGCTGGTGGTGCTCGACGCCGCCGGGCACCCGGTGCGAGATGCCCTGCTGTGGAACGACACCCGCTCGGCCGAGGCCGCCGCGCAACTCGTGGCCGAACTGGGCGGCCCGCAAGCCTGGGCGGACGCGGTGGGCAGCGTACCGCTGGCCGCGCACACCGTGGCCAAGCTGCGCTGGTTCGCCGATCACGAGCCCGAGCTCGCCGACCGCACGGCACGGGTGCTGCTGCCGCACGACTACCTGACCTGGTTGCTGCGCGGCGGCGATCCGGAGACCGCGCCCACCACCGATCGCGGGGACGCCTCCGGCACCGGGTACTGGTCGCCCGCGGACGGGAACTACCGCACCGATCTGCTGTCGCTGGCCTTCCGCGGGCGCAGTCCCGAACTGCCCAAGGTGCTGGGCCCGGCAGAAGTGGCCGGGCACACCCCGGGCGGGCGGCTGGTCGCGGCCGGCACCGGCGACAATGCCGCCGCCGCACTGGGTTTGGCCATCGAGGACAGTGACGTGGTGGTGTCGCTGGGCACCAGCGGCACGGTGTTCACCCGCGCGGCCGTGCCCAGCGCCGACCCGTCCGGGGCGGTGAACGGGTTCGCCGATGCCACGGGGGCGTTCCTGCCGCTGGTGTGCACGCTCAATGCGGCGCGCGTGCTCGATTCCACCGCGACGCTGCTCGGCACCGATATGTCGGGGCTGGAAGTGCTTGCGGCGCAATCACCGGCGGGCGCGGACGGGCTCACGCTGCTCCCCTACCTGGCCGGGGAGCGCACGCCGAATCTGCCGCACGCCACCGGCAGCCTGCACGGGCTGCGGCCGCACACCATGCGACCGCATCATCTGGCGCGGGCGGCCATCGAGGGGATGCTGTGCAATATCGCCGAGGCGTTCGACCGGCTGCCCACCACCCCGCGCCGCATTCTGCTCATCGGCGGCGCGGCGCGCTCGCGGATGATCGCGCATGCCGCCGCCACCATCTTCGGCATGACGGTCACCGTGCCGAGTCCGGGTGAGTACGTGGCCCTGGGAGCCGCACGCCAGGCGGCCTGGGCGCTGCGCGGCGGCCCGCGCCCGCCCCGCTGGCCCGCGCCGCACGCCACCGAATTCCATTCTGTCGCAACGGGAATCGGGGCGGCGATCAGACAGCGCTACGCCGAGATCCGAGACCTGTACTACGCCTGA
- a CDS encoding ribbon-helix-helix protein, CopG family: MAWTLRLSEDEEAALVAQAVVEGRSKQEIVRDALRTYMNRQRAWDEFVTGEPVVYS, encoded by the coding sequence GTGGCATGGACTTTGCGGCTCAGCGAGGACGAAGAAGCTGCGCTGGTCGCGCAGGCGGTGGTGGAGGGACGCTCCAAACAGGAGATCGTCCGCGACGCCCTCCGCACGTACATGAACCGGCAGCGCGCCTGGGACGAATTCGTCACCGGCGAACCGGTGGTCTACAGCTAG
- a CDS encoding FGGY-family carbohydrate kinase yields MLLGIDIGTSGSKGVLVDRDGMVEMRAERPHRVSTPRPGWVEHDAESVWWADFVAIARELVAAADGEPIDALAVSGIGPCLLPADGYGRPLRPAILYGVDTRAGIEIAELEDELGADTVLERSGSPLTSQAVGPKLRWLIRHEPQVWKATRMLLMASSFLVYRLTGRYVLDHQSASQCVPMYDLMAGAWATDWADSVAPGLTLPELAWPAEVVGRVTREAAAATGLPAGLPVTTGTIDAWAEAAGVGVRAPGDTMVMYGTTMFLTQVLTAPRPHPGLWTTLGTWPGTYTSAAGMATSGAVTDWLRTLTGSDFSELVDEAAHVPPGSRGLLVLPYFAGERTPLFDPDARGLIAGLTLTHQRADLYRAVLEGIGYGVRHNLEAMAAAGGRAHRLVAVGGGTKGGLWTRIVSDITGLPQQLPADTVGAALGNARLAAESVGLDTAAWNPIIATVEPDPARTAHYEPYYRHYRDLYESTRNTAHFLAAEQHRAARGRP; encoded by the coding sequence ATGCTGCTGGGCATCGATATCGGAACTTCCGGATCCAAGGGCGTCCTGGTCGACCGGGACGGCATGGTGGAGATGAGAGCCGAACGGCCGCATCGGGTTTCGACACCGCGACCGGGTTGGGTGGAGCACGACGCCGAGTCGGTGTGGTGGGCGGATTTCGTGGCCATCGCGCGGGAGTTGGTGGCGGCGGCCGACGGCGAGCCGATCGACGCGCTCGCGGTGAGCGGCATCGGGCCGTGCCTGCTGCCCGCCGACGGGTACGGCCGCCCGCTGCGCCCGGCCATCCTGTACGGGGTCGACACCCGCGCCGGCATCGAGATCGCCGAACTGGAAGACGAATTGGGCGCGGACACCGTGCTGGAGCGGTCGGGTTCGCCGCTCACCAGCCAGGCGGTCGGGCCGAAGCTGCGCTGGCTCATCCGGCACGAACCGCAGGTGTGGAAGGCCACCCGCATGCTGCTCATGGCGAGCTCGTTCCTGGTGTATCGGCTCACGGGACGCTATGTGCTGGACCATCAGTCGGCCAGTCAGTGCGTGCCCATGTACGACCTCATGGCGGGCGCATGGGCCACCGACTGGGCCGATTCCGTCGCCCCCGGCCTGACGCTGCCCGAATTGGCCTGGCCCGCGGAGGTGGTCGGCCGCGTCACCCGGGAAGCCGCTGCCGCCACCGGGCTTCCGGCCGGGCTGCCGGTCACCACGGGCACCATCGACGCCTGGGCCGAGGCCGCCGGTGTGGGGGTGCGCGCTCCCGGCGACACCATGGTCATGTACGGCACCACCATGTTCCTCACCCAGGTGCTCACCGCGCCCCGCCCGCATCCGGGCCTGTGGACCACCCTCGGAACCTGGCCCGGCACATACACTTCCGCCGCGGGCATGGCCACCTCCGGCGCGGTCACCGACTGGCTGCGCACCCTCACCGGCAGTGATTTCAGCGAACTGGTGGACGAGGCCGCGCACGTCCCGCCGGGCAGCCGGGGCCTGCTGGTGCTGCCCTACTTCGCGGGCGAGCGCACCCCGCTGTTCGACCCCGATGCCCGCGGCCTGATCGCCGGACTCACCCTCACCCATCAGCGCGCCGACCTCTACCGCGCGGTTCTGGAAGGGATCGGCTACGGCGTGCGCCACAATCTCGAGGCCATGGCCGCGGCCGGTGGCCGGGCGCACCGGCTGGTCGCGGTGGGCGGGGGCACCAAGGGCGGGCTGTGGACGCGCATCGTCTCCGACATCACCGGTCTGCCGCAACAACTTCCGGCCGACACCGTCGGCGCGGCCCTCGGCAATGCCCGGCTCGCGGCCGAGTCGGTCGGCCTCGACACCGCCGCCTGGAATCCGATCATCGCCACGGTCGAGCCCGATCCGGCCCGCACCGCCCACTACGAGCCCTACTACCGCCACTATCGCGACCTGTACGAATCCACCCGCAACACCGCGCATTTCCTGGCCGCCGAGCAGCATCGGGCCGCCCGCGGCCGGCCGTGA
- a CDS encoding L-fucose/L-arabinose isomerase family protein yields the protein MARIGVISISDGRDYVHGGIVGFIRTVEDRLVTELIAAGHHVVRGVEPVGSNEQAVAVARRVQAAGVDLTVLHYAVWAFPHFTMLAAGALDGPLLLLSNIDPVQPGMVGMLAAGGALDQIGREHARLWGDPADPDLIAAIGARARAAAAVRSLRGSTFGRIGGRPMGMNTAVANTDQWQRQFGVDVEEIDQWEIVRRADTADAGEAKGAREWLERTTAGVHYDGRKLTPELLERQIRSYLAMRDLIAEWHLDFTGIKGQPELTQYFATMDIAEAFLNDPYDWNGPKEPHVCATEADMDGALTMQLFKRITGTPVLFADVRHYHADRDIWDLCNSGQHATWYAARSAVAAENLSRVHLYPEVFFFPAGGASVHHLAAPGEMTLGRLTRKNGDYRMQLMLGAFETYADTVNEALMKQSTWEWPHAFARLDAHAGDFLTRFGANHIHAVPGDQRATVRAACELLGITVDEFTRAG from the coding sequence ATGGCCCGTATCGGAGTTATCAGCATTTCCGACGGACGCGACTATGTGCACGGGGGCATTGTCGGATTCATTCGCACGGTGGAGGATCGGCTCGTCACCGAATTGATCGCCGCCGGACATCATGTGGTGCGCGGGGTGGAGCCGGTCGGCAGCAATGAGCAGGCGGTGGCGGTGGCCCGCCGGGTGCAGGCCGCCGGTGTCGATCTGACCGTGCTGCACTATGCGGTGTGGGCGTTCCCGCACTTCACCATGCTGGCCGCGGGCGCGCTGGACGGTCCGCTGCTCTTGCTGTCCAATATCGATCCGGTGCAGCCGGGCATGGTCGGCATGCTGGCAGCCGGGGGCGCGCTGGATCAGATCGGCCGCGAACACGCCCGGCTGTGGGGAGATCCGGCCGATCCGGACCTGATCGCGGCCATCGGTGCGCGGGCGCGCGCCGCCGCGGCGGTGCGGAGTTTGCGGGGCAGCACCTTCGGCCGCATCGGCGGTCGCCCCATGGGCATGAACACCGCGGTCGCCAATACCGATCAGTGGCAGCGGCAATTCGGCGTGGATGTGGAGGAGATCGACCAGTGGGAGATCGTGCGCCGCGCCGACACCGCCGACGCGGGCGAGGCCAAGGGCGCGCGAGAGTGGCTGGAGCGCACCACCGCCGGCGTCCATTACGACGGCCGCAAACTCACCCCCGAACTGCTGGAGCGGCAGATCCGCTCCTATCTGGCCATGCGGGATCTCATCGCCGAATGGCATCTGGATTTCACGGGAATCAAAGGGCAGCCGGAACTTACGCAGTATTTCGCGACCATGGACATTGCCGAGGCGTTCCTCAACGACCCCTACGATTGGAACGGTCCCAAGGAACCGCACGTGTGCGCCACCGAGGCCGATATGGACGGCGCGCTCACCATGCAGCTGTTCAAGCGGATCACCGGCACCCCGGTGCTTTTCGCGGACGTGCGGCACTATCACGCCGACCGCGACATCTGGGATCTGTGCAATTCCGGGCAGCACGCCACCTGGTATGCCGCTCGCAGTGCCGTTGCGGCGGAGAACCTTTCGCGGGTGCACCTGTATCCGGAGGTGTTCTTCTTCCCGGCGGGCGGCGCGTCGGTGCATCACCTGGCCGCGCCGGGGGAGATGACCCTGGGCCGCCTCACCCGCAAGAACGGCGACTATCGAATGCAGTTGATGCTGGGCGCTTTCGAGACCTATGCGGACACCGTCAACGAGGCGCTCATGAAACAGTCCACCTGGGAGTGGCCGCACGCCTTCGCCAGATTGGACGCGCACGCCGGGGATTTCCTGACCCGCTTCGGCGCCAACCATATTCACGCCGTGCCCGGCGACCAGCGCGCCACCGTGCGCGCCGCGTGCGAGCTGCTCGGCATCACCGTGGACGAATTCACCAGGGCGGGTTGA
- a CDS encoding family 43 glycosylhydrolase, whose amino-acid sequence MIGAGPFQRIYDPSTAAGEPWYINDHTLVRHVDGCWHLFGITHREPADPWDETEFAHASAETLHGPWTTHIPALVVDPDYGETHLWAPYVIECAGTYFMFYAGGGPDRTRAAINLATSTDLFEWARHADGPLFRDGYDARDPMVLRIGAEWVMYYCATNTPRGGNHVVAYRTSADLVHWGERRTAYTDPTFGTEAGNTESPHVLRHGGEWYLFIGPRPDYVGTEVFRSTDPFHFRPADRAGWIPAHAAEVVCEDGRWWVTGAGWGQGGVHLARLRFPDGRGPDEPGSD is encoded by the coding sequence GTGATCGGGGCGGGGCCGTTCCAGCGGATCTATGACCCGAGCACGGCGGCCGGGGAGCCCTGGTATATCAACGACCACACGCTGGTTCGCCATGTGGACGGGTGCTGGCATCTGTTCGGCATCACCCATCGCGAGCCGGCGGATCCGTGGGATGAGACGGAGTTCGCGCACGCGAGCGCGGAGACGCTGCACGGGCCGTGGACGACGCATATCCCGGCTCTGGTGGTCGATCCGGACTACGGTGAGACCCATCTCTGGGCGCCGTATGTAATCGAATGCGCCGGAACCTATTTCATGTTCTATGCGGGCGGTGGTCCGGATCGCACGCGGGCGGCGATCAATCTTGCCACCTCGACCGATCTGTTCGAGTGGGCCCGGCACGCGGATGGGCCGCTGTTCCGCGACGGCTATGACGCCCGCGATCCCATGGTGTTGCGGATCGGCGCCGAATGGGTCATGTACTACTGCGCCACCAACACACCGCGCGGGGGCAATCACGTGGTGGCGTACCGCACGAGCGCGGATCTGGTGCACTGGGGTGAGCGCCGGACCGCCTACACCGATCCGACTTTCGGCACCGAAGCGGGCAATACCGAATCTCCGCATGTTCTTCGCCACGGCGGCGAGTGGTATCTGTTCATCGGCCCGCGCCCGGATTACGTGGGCACCGAGGTGTTCCGCAGTACCGACCCGTTTCATTTCCGCCCGGCCGATCGTGCCGGGTGGATTCCGGCGCATGCGGCCGAGGTGGTGTGCGAGGACGGTCGCTGGTGGGTCACCGGCGCGGGCTGGGGGCAGGGCGGAGTTCACCTCGCGCGCTTGCGGTTCCCGGATGGTCGCGGCCCGGACGAACCCGGCTCCGACTGA